From Parasphaerochaeta coccoides DSM 17374, a single genomic window includes:
- a CDS encoding M3 family oligoendopeptidase, translating into MEETLPQWDLTPIYTGFDDPELENDMIFLKTGSVALTALLENGEMRSRDMVGWFGAVLDAWQELLDIDETLDAYANARLTTQTADPLAIACVNKVATARLDVKAVGVKLLAVFGQNEDAVRSVVASHEKFAPYAYVVEEMLQENQHQMTPAEEDLAADLARSGTDAWGRLQEAVSSSVSAIWDEVTGERKSVIQLRAMASDPERTVREKAWRLELDIWKHHEVAFAAALNGVKGATVSLDKRRAWADPLERSLFQSRVNRSTFDALIQTLETNLPLFRSYLTAKAKALGVEKLAFYDLFAPVGHSTSWTYDKAKKFIVTQLGSFHAPIARLASRAFDENWIDAGPRANKVGGAYDTYMPKAGQSRILSNFDFDYDGVTTLAHELGHAYHDSVVADKPALLRHYPMTLAETASIFNEYLIFSGALSGTQGDEALALLENFIQGACQVCVDILCRYRFEKAVFARRAEGELTAEEFCALMIDAQKSTYGDALDADKLHPYMWAVKGHYYSTDFSYYNYPYAFGQLFALGLVAAGQKVDDFPSLYDDMLKMTGSADAATVAARAGCDITSPDFWQGGMDTIAHHITRYREETGA; encoded by the coding sequence ATGGAAGAAACATTGCCCCAATGGGATCTGACACCGATATACACAGGCTTTGATGACCCGGAGCTTGAGAATGACATGATATTCCTGAAAACCGGGAGCGTTGCTTTGACGGCTCTCCTGGAGAACGGAGAGATGCGCTCCCGTGATATGGTCGGATGGTTTGGCGCCGTCCTTGATGCCTGGCAGGAGCTGCTTGATATCGATGAGACACTGGATGCCTACGCCAACGCACGTCTGACCACCCAGACGGCGGATCCACTCGCCATAGCCTGCGTCAACAAAGTCGCCACGGCTCGGCTTGATGTTAAGGCCGTGGGAGTGAAACTTCTTGCTGTCTTCGGACAGAATGAAGATGCTGTCCGTTCTGTTGTGGCTTCCCATGAAAAATTTGCTCCATACGCCTATGTAGTGGAAGAAATGCTACAGGAAAACCAACACCAGATGACACCTGCTGAGGAAGATCTTGCCGCCGACCTTGCCCGGAGCGGAACTGATGCCTGGGGACGCCTCCAGGAAGCCGTATCGTCTTCAGTCTCGGCAATCTGGGACGAGGTCACAGGGGAGAGAAAGAGCGTCATCCAGCTCAGGGCAATGGCGAGCGATCCTGAGCGGACAGTGAGGGAGAAGGCATGGCGGCTTGAACTGGACATCTGGAAGCACCATGAAGTGGCCTTTGCCGCAGCGTTGAACGGTGTCAAAGGTGCGACGGTAAGCCTGGATAAACGGCGTGCATGGGCTGACCCGCTGGAGCGTTCCCTTTTTCAGTCGCGTGTGAACCGCTCTACGTTTGATGCCCTGATACAGACACTTGAAACAAATCTTCCCTTGTTCCGTTCCTATCTGACCGCCAAGGCGAAAGCACTGGGGGTGGAGAAGTTGGCGTTCTACGACCTGTTCGCTCCTGTAGGACACAGCACATCATGGACGTATGACAAGGCCAAGAAATTCATCGTCACGCAACTGGGAAGTTTTCACGCTCCCATTGCCCGGCTTGCTTCACGTGCCTTTGATGAGAACTGGATTGATGCTGGTCCCCGTGCCAACAAAGTGGGCGGAGCCTATGATACCTACATGCCCAAGGCTGGACAGAGCCGCATCCTCTCAAACTTTGATTTTGATTACGATGGAGTGACGACCCTTGCCCATGAGCTTGGGCATGCCTATCATGACAGCGTCGTTGCCGACAAACCCGCTTTGCTCCGGCATTATCCCATGACCCTTGCGGAAACGGCTTCAATTTTCAATGAATATCTTATCTTCTCCGGAGCCCTCTCCGGGACACAGGGAGACGAAGCTCTTGCCCTGTTGGAGAATTTCATCCAGGGAGCTTGCCAGGTATGCGTTGACATTCTCTGTCGTTATCGCTTTGAGAAAGCGGTGTTCGCACGCCGCGCGGAGGGAGAGCTTACGGCGGAAGAATTTTGCGCCCTGATGATCGATGCTCAGAAATCCACCTATGGTGATGCTCTGGACGCCGACAAGCTCCATCCTTATATGTGGGCGGTCAAAGGACATTATTACAGCACAGATTTCTCTTATTACAATTATCCCTATGCCTTCGGGCAGCTCTTTGCCCTGGGTCTGGTTGCTGCCGGACAGAAAGTTGATGACTTCCCGTCCCTGTATGATGATATGCTGAAAATGACCGGAAGCGCTGATGCCGCCACGGTTGCCGCCCGCGCGGGGTGTGATATCACGTCACCGGACTTCTGGCAGGGGGGTATGGACACCATAGCCCATCATATCACGCGGTATAGGGAAGAAACCGGAGCATGA
- a CDS encoding ABC transporter permease, giving the protein MLYENIKLALASMWQNKMRTLLSLLGIVIGVAAVVAILTLGDSAKRSITDSIASGGLNLISIYPNRQDKAATEFTEDFGITLMRNIDGIDSVMGISSGSALIRHGQQSKQAAVSGVPSTYAQVNNYEAEEGEFFSMMDNINRRQVIVLGADIAEDLFPAGDAIGQYVSLFRRQAKSYLVVGVMKEKDAGFAGAYNTNVYIPYNTFQQRFQATNNVGSYLVDVSENADTSLVTKDITSYLDNLVGNDAYTIFSPSSLADIANEITGTFTTFLAAVAAISLLVGGIGIMNIMLVSVAERTREIGVRKALGASPRVIRGQFLWESITLTVVGGLLGSILATVLSYVITTALQWKFAVSPMAYLMAVGFSMVIGIFFGWYPAMKAARLDPIESLNYE; this is encoded by the coding sequence ATGTTATATGAGAATATAAAACTTGCTTTGGCCTCCATGTGGCAGAACAAGATGAGGACCCTCCTGTCTTTGCTGGGTATTGTCATTGGCGTAGCCGCTGTCGTTGCCATCCTGACGCTGGGAGACAGCGCAAAAAGAAGCATTACCGACAGCATTGCTTCCGGCGGTCTCAACCTTATTTCGATTTATCCCAACAGGCAGGACAAGGCCGCGACAGAGTTCACTGAGGATTTCGGCATTACTTTGATGCGCAATATCGATGGTATTGATTCTGTCATGGGAATCAGTTCCGGCAGTGCGCTGATCCGCCATGGTCAGCAAAGTAAACAGGCGGCGGTTTCCGGCGTTCCCTCGACCTATGCCCAGGTGAATAACTATGAGGCGGAGGAGGGAGAGTTCTTTTCCATGATGGACAATATCAACCGACGGCAGGTCATTGTCCTTGGCGCTGATATTGCTGAAGATTTGTTCCCGGCAGGAGACGCCATAGGTCAATACGTCAGCTTGTTCCGCAGGCAGGCAAAGAGTTATTTGGTCGTAGGGGTGATGAAGGAAAAGGACGCTGGCTTTGCCGGAGCGTACAATACTAATGTCTACATTCCGTACAACACCTTTCAGCAGCGTTTCCAGGCAACCAACAATGTAGGTTCGTACTTGGTGGATGTCTCGGAAAATGCGGATACCAGCCTCGTTACGAAAGACATCACATCTTACCTTGATAATCTTGTAGGAAACGATGCCTATACCATCTTTTCCCCCTCCTCGCTGGCTGACATAGCTAATGAGATTACCGGTACGTTCACGACCTTCCTTGCGGCGGTCGCAGCCATCTCGTTGCTGGTTGGTGGCATTGGCATCATGAACATCATGTTGGTGTCGGTCGCGGAAAGGACGCGCGAGATTGGCGTTCGTAAGGCTCTGGGAGCTTCTCCACGGGTCATCAGGGGACAGTTCCTCTGGGAATCCATCACCTTGACAGTAGTTGGTGGGCTTCTCGGCAGCATATTGGCTACTGTGTTGAGCTATGTGATAACGACTGCCTTGCAATGGAAGTTTGCCGTCTCTCCGATGGCCTATCTCATGGCGGTCGGATTTTCCATGGTGATCGGAATTTTCTTTGGTTGGTATCCGGCCATGAAGGCTGCCCGGCTCGACCCGATCGAATCTCTCAACTACGAATAG
- a CDS encoding NAD(+) synthase has translation MRDGFISVAAVSPAVKVADCTWNTRRIIQAMDAASSQGISLLVFPELSVTGYTCGDLFLQDALLAAVQESLAAIVSHSTGIDTVAVVGAPLVWRNKLYNCAVVIHHGHILGVVPKTNIPNYQEFYELRWFAPAPDGIDTLVLAGQEVPFGTRLLFSCTSVTDFIFAVEICEDLWVPMPPSASHAMAGATVMVNLSASDEVVGKDGYRRNLVASQSARLACAYIYCDAGYGESTTDLVFTGHDLVAENGHIVAEHEGKADQLLRTEVDVAFLARERRLLSTFPQTSGDYRTIFFSQKIGETVLTRTVARYPFVPADSADLKERCAKILSLQAQGLAKRLEHTRSTGLVLGLSGGLDSTLALLVSIRAVDALGMSRKNILAISMPGFGTTKRTKGNATQLAKAMGVSFQSISIAAAVRRHFIDIGQDCDIHDVTYENSQARERTQILMDVANKNNMLVVGTGDLSELALGWATYNGDHMSMYGVNASIPKTLVRHLVRYVADESDETLGKVLLDVLDTPVSPELLPADSQGKISQVTEDIVGPYELHDFFLYAMMRKGFSPSKVFRLACRAFEETYDRTTILSWLTVFYRRFFSQQFKRSVLPDGPKVGTVTLSPRGDWRMPSDAQATIWLDELILLRK, from the coding sequence ATGAGAGATGGATTCATATCAGTTGCCGCGGTCAGTCCGGCGGTGAAAGTCGCGGATTGCACATGGAATACCAGGCGCATCATCCAAGCGATGGATGCCGCTTCTTCCCAAGGGATTTCACTTCTTGTTTTCCCTGAACTGTCTGTCACAGGGTACACGTGCGGGGATTTGTTCCTTCAAGACGCCCTGCTGGCCGCCGTGCAGGAATCCCTTGCCGCCATTGTTTCCCACAGCACCGGAATAGATACTGTCGCTGTTGTCGGAGCTCCTTTGGTATGGCGGAACAAACTCTATAACTGCGCTGTCGTCATCCATCACGGACATATCCTGGGTGTCGTGCCCAAAACGAACATCCCCAATTATCAGGAATTTTATGAACTGAGATGGTTTGCTCCCGCGCCGGATGGCATTGATACGCTTGTCCTGGCGGGGCAGGAGGTTCCCTTCGGCACACGTCTTCTTTTTTCATGTACATCTGTCACTGATTTCATCTTTGCGGTGGAAATCTGCGAGGATCTTTGGGTTCCCATGCCTCCATCAGCCTCTCATGCCATGGCCGGTGCTACGGTGATGGTCAATCTTTCAGCCAGCGATGAAGTGGTGGGGAAGGATGGATACCGGAGAAACCTGGTCGCCTCCCAATCTGCCCGGCTCGCCTGCGCGTATATCTATTGCGATGCAGGTTACGGAGAATCGACCACTGATCTCGTCTTCACGGGACATGACCTTGTCGCGGAGAACGGGCACATAGTGGCTGAGCATGAAGGCAAGGCTGACCAATTGCTCCGTACCGAGGTGGATGTTGCATTCCTTGCCCGTGAAAGGCGTCTTCTCTCCACATTCCCCCAGACTTCAGGAGATTACCGGACCATCTTCTTTTCTCAGAAGATCGGGGAAACTGTCCTGACAAGGACAGTGGCCCGGTATCCTTTCGTCCCTGCTGATTCAGCCGACCTGAAGGAAAGGTGCGCAAAGATACTTTCCCTCCAGGCGCAGGGATTAGCCAAGCGTCTTGAACATACCCGGAGCACAGGACTCGTCCTGGGGTTGTCTGGAGGATTGGATTCCACGCTGGCATTGCTTGTCAGCATCAGGGCGGTCGATGCCCTGGGCATGTCCCGCAAGAACATACTTGCCATCTCCATGCCCGGTTTCGGGACGACAAAACGGACAAAGGGCAACGCCACCCAACTTGCCAAGGCCATGGGCGTCAGTTTCCAGAGCATTTCAATCGCGGCCGCGGTGAGACGCCATTTCATAGACATCGGGCAGGACTGCGACATTCATGATGTGACCTATGAGAACAGCCAGGCCAGAGAAAGAACTCAGATATTGATGGATGTGGCGAACAAGAACAACATGCTGGTGGTGGGTACCGGCGACCTGTCCGAACTTGCGTTGGGGTGGGCGACTTACAACGGCGACCATATGTCAATGTACGGAGTCAATGCTTCAATTCCCAAAACCCTTGTCCGGCACCTTGTCCGCTATGTAGCCGATGAAAGCGACGAGACGCTTGGCAAAGTTCTTCTTGATGTCCTCGACACGCCGGTCAGCCCTGAGTTGCTTCCCGCGGACAGCCAGGGGAAAATCAGTCAGGTCACAGAAGATATAGTCGGCCCGTATGAACTGCATGATTTCTTCCTCTACGCCATGATGAGAAAAGGGTTCTCTCCCTCAAAGGTGTTCAGGCTTGCCTGCCGGGCTTTCGAAGAGACGTATGACAGAACCACGATACTCTCATGGTTGACAGTCTTCTACCGGAGGTTTTTCTCTCAGCAGTTCAAACGTTCCGTCCTGCCGGATGGACCCAAGGTGGGAACGGTAACGCTGTCACCAAGGGGTGACTGGCGGATGCCCAGCGATGCCCAGGCGACAATCTGGCTTGATGAGCTGATCTTATTGCGGAAATAA
- a CDS encoding sigma-54-dependent transcriptional regulator — protein sequence MKILIVDDETNIRELMRRYLKLEGIESDGAENGLSAQRLIQETPYDACLLDVRMPGMDGLQLLGWMRQEGYRFPVIMISAHGDVRDAVTALKTGAQDYILKPFDPDELSLRLKKLVEAQVLKNLVESESRASEDTSDLFIGEAPAVIRIKDITAKIADSPATVLITGESGTGKEVVARRIHSCSILKNGPFVAINIGGVPENLLESELFGYEKGAFTGAVARKTGMFELASGGTLFLDEIGDMPHALQVKLLRVLQERRITRLGGTTSLPINARIIAATNKTLEDQVRSGAFREDLFYRLNVVRIEIPPLRERRGDISLLAASILARLNREMGRHITGLSPEALEKLQRHAFHGNVRELENIMERAVIFAEGAVITEDDLDIRGSIALGEETANEAGSGNAYPPLSGGEGLTLRQIEAAAIVRSLHRWEGNRTRAAEELGIGRRTLINKIAEFGLNV from the coding sequence ATGAAAATATTGATTGTCGATGACGAGACGAACATTCGTGAGCTGATGCGCAGGTATCTCAAGCTGGAGGGTATAGAGAGCGATGGAGCGGAGAACGGCCTGTCCGCCCAACGTCTCATCCAAGAGACTCCATATGATGCCTGTCTGCTCGATGTCCGTATGCCGGGCATGGATGGTCTGCAACTCCTTGGATGGATGAGGCAGGAAGGATACCGCTTCCCGGTCATCATGATTAGCGCCCATGGTGATGTGCGAGATGCCGTGACAGCACTCAAGACAGGAGCGCAGGATTATATCCTCAAGCCTTTCGACCCTGATGAACTGTCCCTGCGGCTGAAAAAGCTGGTCGAGGCACAGGTTTTGAAGAATTTGGTTGAGTCAGAAAGCCGGGCATCGGAAGATACAAGCGATCTTTTCATCGGAGAAGCACCCGCTGTCATCAGGATAAAGGATATCACGGCCAAGATAGCGGACAGTCCCGCTACGGTTCTGATTACCGGAGAAAGCGGCACGGGAAAGGAAGTGGTCGCCCGCCGGATACATAGCTGTTCCATCCTGAAGAACGGCCCCTTTGTCGCCATCAACATAGGAGGCGTTCCGGAGAATCTGTTGGAGAGCGAGCTGTTCGGCTACGAGAAGGGGGCTTTCACCGGGGCAGTCGCCCGCAAGACGGGCATGTTCGAGCTGGCTTCCGGAGGAACGTTGTTCCTTGATGAGATTGGCGACATGCCCCATGCCTTGCAGGTCAAGCTGCTCAGGGTACTCCAGGAGAGACGGATTACCCGTCTGGGAGGAACGACATCATTGCCTATCAACGCCCGCATCATTGCCGCGACAAACAAGACGCTGGAGGATCAGGTACGTTCAGGAGCTTTCCGTGAAGATTTGTTCTATCGTCTCAATGTAGTGAGAATAGAAATACCGCCACTCAGGGAACGGCGCGGAGACATCTCCCTGCTTGCCGCAAGCATCCTTGCCCGGCTCAATCGGGAGATGGGCAGGCATATCACAGGCTTGTCCCCTGAAGCCCTTGAGAAACTCCAGCGTCATGCGTTCCATGGGAATGTACGGGAACTGGAGAATATTATGGAACGCGCTGTCATTTTTGCAGAAGGCGCGGTAATCACGGAAGACGACCTGGACATCCGGGGCAGCATAGCCTTGGGAGAGGAAACAGCAAACGAGGCCGGTTCCGGGAACGCTTATCCTCCGCTCTCCGGTGGAGAAGGGCTGACGCTCCGCCAGATTGAGGCGGCGGCAATCGTGCGCTCCTTGCATAGATGGGAAGGCAACCGGACCCGTGCCGCCGAAGAACTGGGAATTGGAAGACGCACCTTGATCAACAAGATAGCGGAATTTGGATTAAACGTGTGA
- a CDS encoding MBL fold metallo-hydrolase: MVVEFFGTGTSHGIPVIGCDCPTCASSDSRDTRLRTSTLIREDERRIAVDTGPEFRLQMLRAAVPALDAVLYTHSHADHMNGIDDLRIFCYDKPFPVYGSKGTIDDLLVRFPYVVSAHSKYHGDGLPHLDVNVLNPGIPVEIAGFQVVPVPIVHGGLVAFGYRIGGFAYLTDCNFIPEESYFLLEGLDVVVLDGLRFTSHPTHFSISQAIEAANRIGASRTYLTHISHDAGLHADIEKKLPSGICLAYDGLILECSS; this comes from the coding sequence GTGGTCGTCGAATTTTTTGGTACCGGTACGAGTCATGGCATTCCTGTCATTGGTTGCGATTGTCCGACCTGCGCATCCTCCGACTCGCGGGATACACGTCTGCGCACATCCACCCTTATCCGGGAAGATGAGAGGCGGATAGCCGTTGATACGGGGCCTGAATTTCGTCTTCAAATGCTCCGTGCCGCTGTCCCTGCGCTGGATGCCGTCCTCTACACTCATTCACATGCTGACCACATGAACGGGATAGATGACCTGCGTATCTTCTGTTATGACAAACCATTTCCGGTATATGGCAGTAAAGGGACGATAGATGACCTGCTTGTCCGTTTTCCTTATGTAGTCTCGGCACACAGCAAATACCATGGTGACGGTCTGCCCCATCTTGATGTCAATGTCCTGAATCCAGGGATCCCCGTGGAGATTGCCGGTTTTCAGGTGGTTCCGGTTCCCATCGTCCACGGCGGCCTTGTTGCTTTCGGTTACCGGATTGGCGGTTTTGCCTACCTGACCGATTGCAATTTCATCCCGGAGGAAAGCTATTTTCTGCTTGAGGGGCTTGATGTGGTAGTGCTTGACGGTCTCCGCTTCACGTCCCATCCCACTCATTTTTCCATATCCCAGGCGATTGAGGCGGCGAACCGCATAGGCGCGTCGCGGACATACCTGACCCATATCAGCCATGATGCCGGTCTTCATGCCGACATTGAAAAGAAACTTCCTTCCGGCATCTGCCTGGCCTATGATGGACTGATTCTGGAATGTAGTTCATGA
- a CDS encoding class I SAM-dependent RNA methyltransferase yields MSKNAVSIRSLVQGGAGLGMREDGKLLFVEGALPGETVSYHLAAEKSSWAQAVVDEILEPSPQRVAPRCPFYDECGGCNLMHLSEDSQAEEKQRLFIDAMERTGGIPRDSLVLEPPASATGWEYRSRSAFHVDERLRQAGFLGRRSRSLVPLPSCPVLVSELSEVLAGRDERLWKAARKVKESLARISVFAGDADISYGKIPVVATVDGIPFHVSAQVFFQSNRLLMPSLIRFVLSHVKGERVMDLYAGVGVFSAFLEREGHTVIAVEKEPDCLELARLNAPRTRFHTAATEKWHPSMSEKVDTVVVDPPRTGLAPSVPALIASWKPERVIYVSCDSVTLARDLRKFLSEGYSPTIAQVFDLYPQTSHYEAAVVLDRMGELDRMGKSRSSRA; encoded by the coding sequence ATGAGCAAAAACGCTGTCAGCATCCGTTCCCTTGTCCAAGGAGGCGCGGGACTCGGCATGAGGGAGGATGGGAAACTCCTTTTCGTAGAAGGCGCTTTGCCGGGCGAGACGGTTTCCTATCATCTTGCTGCTGAGAAGTCTTCTTGGGCGCAAGCAGTGGTTGACGAAATCCTTGAGCCGTCGCCACAGCGGGTCGCGCCACGTTGCCCCTTTTATGATGAGTGTGGAGGATGCAACTTGATGCATCTGTCCGAGGATTCCCAGGCTGAAGAAAAGCAGCGGTTGTTCATTGATGCCATGGAACGTACCGGAGGTATTCCACGGGACAGTCTTGTCCTTGAACCTCCTGCCTCTGCCACGGGATGGGAGTATCGGAGCCGTTCCGCTTTCCATGTAGATGAGCGACTACGCCAGGCGGGTTTCCTTGGCAGGCGGAGCCGTTCCCTGGTTCCGCTTCCTTCCTGTCCGGTGCTGGTTTCTGAGCTTTCTGAAGTGCTGGCCGGACGGGACGAACGCTTATGGAAAGCCGCAAGAAAGGTAAAGGAATCCCTTGCGCGGATAAGCGTGTTTGCCGGAGACGCCGACATTTCTTATGGGAAGATACCGGTCGTCGCGACAGTTGACGGTATCCCTTTCCATGTGAGCGCACAGGTATTCTTTCAATCCAATCGCCTGCTCATGCCTTCTCTCATAAGATTCGTTCTTTCCCATGTCAAGGGAGAGAGGGTGATGGATCTGTATGCGGGCGTCGGGGTTTTCAGTGCGTTTCTGGAACGTGAAGGACACACGGTCATTGCGGTGGAGAAGGAGCCGGATTGCCTGGAGCTGGCAAGGCTTAATGCGCCGCGTACCCGCTTTCATACCGCCGCCACGGAAAAGTGGCATCCTTCCATGAGTGAGAAGGTCGATACGGTTGTCGTTGACCCACCCCGTACCGGTCTGGCTCCTTCCGTACCGGCTCTCATTGCATCGTGGAAACCAGAGCGGGTCATCTATGTGTCATGTGACAGCGTGACACTGGCGCGAGACTTGCGGAAATTCCTCTCTGAGGGGTATAGTCCTACCATAGCCCAGGTCTTTGACCTGTATCCACAGACATCCCATTATGAGGCTGCGGTGGTGCTGGACAGGATGGGAGAGCTGGACAGGATGGGAAAGAGCAGGAGCAGCAGAGCATGA
- a CDS encoding sensor histidine kinase — MNRKRRRWKFVEGNESIFVFTGLGVAFTLVIMLVLGLSTSLLTQENLRMQSEAEKAFNSVFIELQDNPSKARMTMVQENIIGVGVYTSQGRLALGIGRIPNILPLGEFNAQRQKTKDSHAGVVLYDNESGQIEYLRFSRLSIMLDTGSLRLTDSGLAPVPVDFPDILYIRFDGSSHRETVAGIRILSTCVFVGVSIFFLIVFNIYLSNRRYRITLEKQERLVSLGEAARTLTHEIKNPLSAITIQVALLKKMLPPENQEDISVIDHEVQRLTQLTDKVSDFLRNPVGTPQRIEMESFMNDLARLFPMTMTVVAEEDGGYFVTFDPDRARSVFENLLKNATESTAERDPEVSVSLSRDKKGHVRIRVMDRGDGIPEKVAHDVFDPFFTTKIHGSGIGLAISRQFVEAEGGSIRLYPREGGGTVAEVMLPPVGQFSPSREKTEKGNGAPDDSKENS, encoded by the coding sequence ATGAACAGGAAACGGAGGAGATGGAAGTTTGTGGAAGGCAATGAGTCCATCTTTGTCTTCACCGGACTGGGCGTCGCTTTCACGCTTGTCATCATGCTGGTTCTCGGTCTCTCCACAAGTCTTTTGACTCAAGAGAACCTCCGGATGCAGTCCGAAGCTGAGAAAGCGTTCAATTCAGTCTTCATCGAGCTTCAGGACAATCCCTCTAAAGCTCGGATGACCATGGTTCAGGAGAACATCATCGGAGTCGGGGTCTATACATCCCAAGGTCGGCTTGCCTTGGGAATCGGAAGGATTCCCAACATCCTGCCACTCGGCGAGTTCAATGCGCAGAGACAGAAGACAAAGGACTCCCATGCCGGTGTGGTTCTCTACGACAACGAAAGCGGCCAGATAGAGTATCTGCGTTTTTCCCGCTTGAGCATCATGCTCGATACTGGCTCCCTCCGCCTTACGGATAGCGGACTTGCGCCTGTCCCGGTGGATTTCCCTGATATCCTTTACATCCGCTTTGATGGGTCTTCTCATCGTGAGACGGTTGCTGGTATCCGGATTCTGTCAACCTGCGTATTTGTCGGGGTGTCCATATTTTTCCTCATAGTATTCAACATCTACCTGAGCAACCGCCGCTACCGGATTACCTTGGAAAAACAGGAACGCTTGGTCAGTCTCGGCGAGGCCGCCCGTACTTTGACCCATGAGATTAAGAATCCTCTCAGTGCCATCACCATACAGGTGGCGCTTCTGAAGAAAATGCTGCCTCCTGAGAACCAGGAGGATATCTCCGTCATAGATCATGAAGTTCAGCGTCTCACTCAGCTGACTGATAAGGTCAGTGATTTCCTTCGCAATCCTGTCGGTACGCCCCAGAGGATTGAAATGGAAAGTTTCATGAATGACTTGGCACGGTTATTTCCAATGACAATGACGGTCGTAGCGGAAGAAGATGGGGGATATTTTGTCACTTTTGATCCTGACAGAGCGCGGTCCGTTTTCGAGAACTTGTTGAAGAACGCTACGGAAAGTACTGCTGAAAGAGACCCGGAAGTTTCCGTTTCCCTCTCCCGTGACAAGAAAGGGCATGTACGTATCCGTGTGATGGACCGTGGCGATGGTATTCCGGAGAAGGTCGCGCATGACGTGTTCGATCCCTTCTTCACAACCAAGATACATGGGTCGGGAATAGGGCTGGCAATTTCCCGTCAGTTCGTCGAGGCGGAAGGTGGTAGCATACGCCTCTATCCGCGTGAGGGGGGAGGGACGGTAGCTGAGGTGATGCTTCCCCCTGTCGGCCAGTTTTCCCCATCACGGGAAAAGACAGAAAAAGGGAACGGTGCGCCTGATGATTCCAAGGAGAATTCATGA
- a CDS encoding ABC transporter ATP-binding protein: MSRTVIKLRDVRKYYMVGDFLVKALDGVSVDIEKGEFTAIMGPSGSGKSTMMNLIGCLDTPTSGHIYVDGDNTSGMNEGELAFLRNKKVGFIFQQFNLLGKLSALENVMTPLLYAGVSVVERRERALDTLDRVGLADRVNHRPNELSGGQKQRVAIARALVNNPTILLADEPTGALDTSTGNQIMALFEKLNDEGNTVVFVTHDKGLGMRCRRQIHIRDGKLEDMNVI, translated from the coding sequence ATGAGTAGAACAGTCATAAAACTCAGGGATGTACGTAAGTACTACATGGTCGGGGATTTCCTGGTCAAGGCTCTGGACGGTGTGTCCGTGGATATCGAGAAGGGGGAGTTCACTGCTATCATGGGACCTTCCGGATCGGGGAAATCCACGATGATGAACCTTATCGGATGTCTGGACACCCCTACCAGCGGGCATATCTATGTCGATGGAGATAACACGTCCGGCATGAACGAAGGGGAACTGGCGTTCCTCCGTAATAAGAAGGTCGGTTTCATATTCCAGCAGTTCAACCTGCTGGGCAAGTTGAGTGCGCTGGAGAATGTCATGACGCCGCTTCTCTATGCCGGGGTATCGGTGGTGGAACGTCGGGAAAGGGCGCTGGACACCCTTGACCGTGTCGGTCTCGCTGATCGAGTGAACCATCGTCCCAATGAGTTGAGCGGTGGACAGAAGCAAAGGGTTGCCATTGCGCGAGCTTTGGTGAATAACCCGACAATTCTTCTTGCCGATGAACCGACAGGAGCCTTGGACACTTCGACGGGCAACCAAATCATGGCTTTGTTCGAAAAGCTGAATGATGAAGGCAATACCGTGGTGTTTGTTACCCATGACAAGGGGCTAGGCATGAGATGTCGTCGTCAGATACACATTCGCGACGGGAAACTGGAGGATATGAATGTTATATGA